TTTGATAGATTGTTAGCAGCTGTTTCTGGTTATTCTCATGAAGAAGCAATTCAAAAATCAAAAGAAGCTGGTTTTAACTACCACCTTCCTAAACCTGCAAACATAAACTCGATTGTTGAAATTCTTGCTAAAGTAAATAAAGAAACATAAAGTGCATTTTAAGTATATAGTAGTTCAAAAATTTTTACAAAGTATAAATTGTGTTTTTACCAAAAATGATGCATTAAGCAAGATGTAGTTCATTAAAGCTTTCAAAAACATGTTCATTACTCTCCTCAGCTTATAAAATAAGCTGCCGATATATACCAGCAGCTTATCAACTAAACATTCCGTGTTTAGTAAAAACCACATTTTTAGATGAAAATTTTTTTAGGAAATTTACTTAAATTCAAAAAATCAACTTTTCTCTAGTAAAGAAAGTTTGTTGGCATTTTTTTCATTATAAAACATACTTCCTTAAATTTATACTAGACTAGTATGTTCTAGGTATTACTTTATTTACTATGAAATTAGGAAAAGAAGATATTTTCATTCTTCATAAGTTATCAGAAGAATTTCTAACTAACGCATTAAAAACCTGTGCTACTGAACCAATTAGTACCCCAAATGCTATACAACCACATGGTGCTTTGCTTGCACTGGACCCTTCAACTTATAAAATCAAAGGAGTTAGTGAAAATATATCATACTTTTTCGATTTATCTCCCAAAGATGCACTAGAGCAACCTATCGAAACAATTCTTGGCGACAAAAATACACTTCTTCTTAAAAGTGTAGTTATTAATAAACCGCTCAATCCTACACAGGCAATAAGAATACAAATTAATGAGATTGAGTATGATGCAAATGCATACATTTCTAATGATTTAATTGTTTTTGAAATTGAGCCGGTTCTTGAAGAAGATATCAGTTTAAATTATAATTTCTTCTTCGAGGATTTAAGAAATTTTGCAATAGCTTTAAGAAATGCGACTTCAAGAGAAGAGTTATTCGATAACGTAGTAGCACATATTCGCAAATTAACGGGTTTTGATAGAGTTAAGCTTTACCAGTTTGATAGGGAATGGAATGGTAAAGTAATAGCCGAAGATAAAAAAGAAAATGTACCGAGCTATAAAGGGTTGAACTTCCCTGCAAGTGATATACCAGCTCAAGCTCGTGAACTATACTCAAAAAACTTTTTAAGAATAATTAGTGACATCAGGTATAAACCTTCTAAAATAATAGGTAGCAAAGACATAGAACACCTCTTGCCTTTAGATATGACCTATTCTGTTTTAAGAAGTGTTTCTCCTGTACATATTCAATACCTAGAAAACATGGGAGTTGGTGCTTCTATGTCTATTTCAATTATTCAAGATGGGAAATTATGGGGTCTAATAGCCTGTCACCATTTAACCGAGAAACATGTAGCATACAGAACTAGAATGATAGCAGAATTAATGGGACATATTTTCTCTACCTTACTCTCATCTTTTAATGAAATTGCTGAGAAAAAAGAAGGGGTCAATAGAATCCTGTTATTGAATAATCTTTCTAAAAAGCTATTAGAAAAAAACTTAATAGATGAACAAATAGCTACAGAGCTCATGGGTATAATGAAAGCTGATGCCATGGCCATTGCGATCAAGGGAAAAATACTACAGTTCAATACAACACTAGGTTCAGTGAAATTGGAGAAGCTATTCGAATATTTTAAATCCAATAGTCCGTTATCCATTTTTCAAACAAACCAAATAGACCAAACATTTAAAGACCATGAAGTTTTAAAGGAATTAGATGGAGGTTTAATGGTAGTACCCATAAATCATTCTGATAACGATACCATCATCTGGTTTAGAAAGCCTCTAAATTCAGAAGTAAAATGGGCTGGAAAACCCGAAAAGAAAGTAGAAGAAACCAAAGCAGGGCTTAGACTGTCACCAAGAAGCTCATTTAACCTTTGGAAAGAAACAATTAAAAGTAAATCTGCTCCATGGTCTAATTTTGACATAGAAACAGCCTTAGCCATTGTAAGGCTTTTTCTAGAGTATGAAAGAAATGTAGCTGAGTTAGCCAAT
The genomic region above belongs to Chondrinema litorale and contains:
- a CDS encoding ATP-binding protein → MKLGKEDIFILHKLSEEFLTNALKTCATEPISTPNAIQPHGALLALDPSTYKIKGVSENISYFFDLSPKDALEQPIETILGDKNTLLLKSVVINKPLNPTQAIRIQINEIEYDANAYISNDLIVFEIEPVLEEDISLNYNFFFEDLRNFAIALRNATSREELFDNVVAHIRKLTGFDRVKLYQFDREWNGKVIAEDKKENVPSYKGLNFPASDIPAQARELYSKNFLRIISDIRYKPSKIIGSKDIEHLLPLDMTYSVLRSVSPVHIQYLENMGVGASMSISIIQDGKLWGLIACHHLTEKHVAYRTRMIAELMGHIFSTLLSSFNEIAEKKEGVNRILLLNNLSKKLLEKNLIDEQIATELMGIMKADAMAIAIKGKILQFNTTLGSVKLEKLFEYFKSNSPLSIFQTNQIDQTFKDHEVLKELDGGLMVVPINHSDNDTIIWFRKPLNSEVKWAGKPEKKVEETKAGLRLSPRSSFNLWKETIKSKSAPWSNFDIETALAIVRLFLEYERNVAELANQAKSDFLSNMSHKLRTPMNAIIGVASILDKSPNLPSELKDFVKTLNISSESLLTLINDLLDIAKIESNKIELEHIPFNFAEILESTKSMMVIKVNEKQIDLNFHYPEKSELYFIGDPNRIRQILFNLLSNAIKFTQEGFINVYLKVKENNDIISDIILFVSDTGIGMSKKQLNKIFDKFTQADQSISRNFGGTGLGLSITKSIVELMNGKISVTSLEGMGSQFQVELPLEMQRKQVASKPSKSLKKLAPKTPVNVTKDKKKILLAEDYEGNIIVVIYFLQHIGYETFVVKNGLEAIDKLKEDQFDLVLMDVQMPVMDGYDATRTIREMQKKKEVDKCPIIGMTAHAFQNESNKCLEAGMDDYITKPFSYEELDRLITKYL